GCTCGAGTCCCACGCGTACGAAGCGCGCGAGTCGGTCGAGCACACGCTCTGGGAGATGCTGACCTGGTTCGAGCGGTACGTGAAGAGCGCGAGTTCGAGAGTGGGCACGGCGGGTTCCGTGCCACCCGGAGGAGCCGCGCCCTAGAATTCGTCCCGCGACATTCCTTCCGTTCCGGTGGCACCCATCCTGCAGGACGCCGCACCTTCACGGCAGCGCTCCACCTGAAAGCCCCGAATCCAGGAGGTGTTGCATGATCATGATCTCGGATGGAGGCGACAAGAACTACAAGCCTCGCCCCGATTTCTCCAACGTACAAAGCGGAAGCTCCTCCACGTCTCCCGCACGGTCGGGCGCCGCGAACGCGGGAGCCGCGGGCGGCACGAAGACGTACGTCGTCGTGAAGGGTGACAGCCTGTCGAAAATCGCCCAGCGCTTCTACGGCGATGCCCACGACTGGAGGCGGATTTACGAGGCCAACCGGGACCAGATCAACGACCCGGACCTCATCCATCCCGGCCAGGAGCTGCGCATCCCCGAGGCGAGCGAGTCCGGAAGGAGGGCCACATGAGCCGCGTGATCCATTTCGCATTCGTCGCGGGGCTCGTCCTCGCGATGGCCGCGATCCCCGCGGGATGCTCGAAGAGCGACCGGGAGGTCGAGACCTCGACCGAGACCCAGAGCCAGACGACGCAGCAGGCGCAGGTCTCCAGCGTCCAGCTCGGACGCGGAGTCGGCACCGACAAGCGCGTGACCGAGCCCACCGAGGAGTTCCGCCCCAACGAGACGATCTACGCGACCGTGATCACGACCGGCGGCGCTCCGAACACGGAGCTGACGGCGCGGTGGACCTATCAGGACGGGCAGGTCGTCGAGGAGAGCCGCCAGACGATCGCTCCGGCACAGGGCGCGGAGGCCGCGAGCGAGTTCCACGTCTCCAAGCCGGACGGATGGCCCGCGGGCAAGTACAAGCTCGAGGTGCTCGTGAACGGCACGCCCGCCGCGACGAAGGAGTTCGAGGTCAAGACGCAGTCCTGACGCACGCGAAGCGCGAAAGGGGCGGGGGGCGGCGCGAATCGCGGCGCTCCCCGCGTCGCAGTTACCGGACCTTCATGCACGTCGCCTTACCCCACGCGACGCGCTCGCCCGACTCCACATCCCGCGCTTCCGCCTCGGTGATGACGGCGCGCCCGCGCTCCTGCAGGATCCAGCCCTCGAACCGGTACGCTCTGCCCCAGCGGAGCGGACGCAGGAGCTTCGTCTCCATCCCGGCGGTGACCGCGGGAATCCCGCGCAGGTAGAGAAGCCGCACCATCACCTCGTCGAGCACCGTCGCGACGAGCCCGCCGTGCACGATGTCCTTGAACCCCTGGTGCTCCTTTCGCGGGGTCCACACGGTGCGCATGCGCCCGTCGTGCGTGTCCTCGAACTCCAGCTTCAGCCCGATGGGGTTCTTGACGCCGCAGCAGAAGCACATCGCGTCGTCCTCGAGGGGGTCGAGCGGCATTCCTCAGTCCCCGTACGGTTTCGGCACGTTCACATGGACGGTGATGCTGGCGGGCTCCGCTCCAGCTTCCGGCCTCACCTCCACGAACTGATCGCCGCTCGGTGCGGGATGGATCCAGTGGGCATCCTTGTGCGCTCGGAAGAGGCGCGTGGGAGCGCCCGCTTGAAACGTCGGGTGGGTTCGCACCGGGATGGACCAGATCCAGCCGTCCCCCGTATGGCTGATCAGGATCTCGCGGCCGTCTCGGGTCCAGTAGGCTCGTCCGTCTCCCTCGAACAGCCGGACTTCGGCCCCCGGTTCCGGGAACGACCTCACGTAGATTTCCATCCTGCCGTCGACGTAGTTCGAGTGAGCCAGCCACCGTCCGTCCGGCGAAACACCCCCGCCGTACTCGCCGTGCCGGGACGTGAGATAGGGAATCGCCCCCTCCTTCCGCTTCATGGGAAGGAGCCAGAGGTCCCATCCGGTATGAGCGCCCGCCTGCTCGAACACGAGGTACTCGCCGTCCGGCGACCATGTGTTGACTTCCTTGAACTGTCCGTCGGACTCGTAGAGAAGCCTCTCCTCCCCGGCCTCGTCGACGAGTCGCTCATAGATGTTGGTACGTCCGTCTCGGTTCGAGCTGAACGCGATCCGCTTCCCGTCCGGGGACCATGCGGGCGCTCCGCCGAATCGCGACTGGGGACCCACGGTGAATCGTCTGGACTGCCCTCGGACCAGGTCCACGAGCCAGATCTCGACGGATGTCGGCGAATCGCGTCGCTGCGCGAGGAGCCTCTTCCCGTCCGGTGAGTGGTAGCCCGCCTCATACCGTCCCGCGGGCAGAGGGACCACCGCACGACTCCTGCCCGACCGGTCCAGCAGATTCAGCTTCGTGGGCGACATCGGCTGATTCAGATGAACGATGATCCCGTTCGACGACGCGCTCGCGAGCGGCTGCCCGACGCTCTCATTGGTGAACGGAACTCGCGCGATCGCGACCGGGCTCTCCTTGGGCGCGAGCCGGTCGAAGTCGAACCCCTGCAGCATGAGACGGCCGGCGTGGGCGACGACGACTCCCAGATTTCCCGCGACGGTGGGAGCACAACCGGCGCGCATCACGCGCCGGCGCTCGGGCTTCTTGGTGGACGCGACGAACACGTCGAACTCGCCGTTCCGTGGAGGCAAGGAGACGAAGAAGTAGCGTTCCCCGTCCGGCAGGAAGTGCGGCCAGCGGAGCGCCTCCTCGCGTCCCAACGTATCCGGGCGCTGGATCTCAACCGACGCTCCTCCTTCCGAGGACACCCGATGGAGCCCCCCCGCGGCCCGAGGGGCGAACACAATCACGCCGTCCCTTCCCCAGGTCGCTCCGCGCGGATCCGGAGCGTCGCAAAGGACTTCCGGCGAGCCGCCGGAGACCGCGACCTTCTTCATCTTTCCGTCCGTGAAGAATCCAATCTCTCTGCTGTCAGGCGACCAGAAGAGGAAGCTTGCGCCCTCGGTACCGTCCAGAGATTTCGCGGAAAAGGCATCGAGTGGTCGCACCCAAATCCTCTCCTGGCTCGTGCTCTCCACCACCGCTTCGGCGACGAAGGCGACCAGGCGTCCATCCGGTGAGATCGTTTGATTCCCCGCGTAGGGATTCAGCTCGGTCGTTGCCGGCAGCTGAATGGTGAAGCGACCTCGTGGCGCAATGGAACGTTCCGGAAGGAGCCGGATCGAGAGGAGCGCCGAGGCGAGCAGGAGAAGACCTCCGAACACGAGGACCCGCGGCCGTACCGACGCCCGGCGTGCGCCTCGGGTGTCGTCCAGAGTCGTTTCGAGCGCCTCGGCGAACTGCGCCGGCGTGGCGTAGCGCGCATCGGCCCTAGGCGCCATGGCGCGCTCGATGGCGGAGATCAGTTTCGCTGGAGCATCAGGCCGCTCGTCCCGGATCCGGGTCCCGGGGCCCGTCTCCGCCTCGACGCGAAGCTCCTGGAGCGAGCGCGCGCGGAACGGTGCACGACCGGTGAGGGCCCACCGCAAGGTCACGCCGAGCGCGTACAGATCCGAGCGAGGCGTCGCCGCCTCTCCCGCCAGGAGCTCCGGCGCCATGAAGAGAGGGGTGCCGGAAGAGCGCCACTCGTCACGGCCCGTGACCGCCGCGCGCTTCCCGAGGCCGAAGTCGGTGAGCACGGTCCGTCCGCTCGACTCCAGGACGATATTCGCGGGCTTGATGTCGCGATGGACGAGACCCGCCGCGATCACGGCGTCGAGGGCGTGACACAGGTCGATCCCGATCCTCGCGACCTCTCCCGGCGGCAGAGGACCGCGGCGGTCGATCTCGCTCTCCAGCGTGGCTCCTTCGAGGAACTCCATCCACATGCCGACGCGTCCCGCGTGCGCGCCGATGCCGTGAACGTTCACGACGCCCCGGTGACGGATGCGCGCCAGGGAGCGTGCTTCCTCGAGCAGGGCCGAGTCGCCGGTCCCGTCCGTTCCTTCCGGGAGGAGGAACTTCAGCGCGACTTCGCGCTGGAGCCACGTATCCCATGCGCGCCAGACTTCCCCGCTCTGGCCGGCGCTCGCGAGCTCGAGGATCGTCAACGGTCCCCATGGCTCGGGATGCGGAGCCGGGCTGGTCCCGGATTTCCCCGGTTTGGGCGGGTGCTGGAACCCCCGATGTACCTCCGCGATCTTCTCGAGATCCCGGAGGGCACGCGCGCTCGCCCGATCCCCAGCGCTGGAGAGCTTCGTATCGGTCAGGTTCCAGTCGACCGATTCGTTGTCGTCGATGGACTGAATGGCATCGTCGATCGGATCGTGATCGTCGGGATGGAAGGATGGCGTGCGAGAGTCGTTCATCGATGATCGTCTTCTCGCCCCATGATGTCGGCGAGCTTTCGCAGCGCGCGCTGGAACGCCATTCGTGCGGCGTCGGGGGAGCTCCGGCCCACGATCGCGGCGATCTCCCCGTGGTCGAAGTCGAGCTCGATGCGGAGGTGGATCAGGTGCCGCTCCTCTTCGGGGAGCTGCTCGAGAGCGCGCTCGTACCGCTGAGCCAGATCCGCGCCGATCGCGAGCTCGAGGGGCGATGGCGCGGTCGCCGTCAGCGTCTCGGGTACCTCGCCAATGGGCCGGCGGCGGGCCCAGCGCACCTGGTCCTGGATCCGGTTCAGGATCGCGCGCCGGACGTAGCCTTCGAAGGCCCCCGGACCCTGGCTCTCGATGTCCACGAGACGCTCGACAGTCCGAATCAGCGTTTCCTGCACCAGGTCGCTCGTGTCGAGCAGGGAGCGCGCGTAGGACGGGAGCCTTCCACTAGCCCAGCGCACGAGCCGGGGCTGATATCGCTCCATGAGCGTATCCAGCGCCGAGCGGTCGCCGCGCTTGGCGCGTTCGACCAGCTCGCCCGTGATCCGTAGCGGAGCATCGGCCGGCGTGGGCGTCGATCGAGACTGAAATTTCGACGCCAAGGGTACGGTCGCCCCCGCCTGGGATGAGAACGAAGGGCCACCCGCCGAGCGCAGGGGCGCTCGCGGGTGGCATGAAGAACCCAGAAGTGGCCATTTTCCCTCGGAGCGCCCGGACGTGCAAGCGGTCGGCAGCCGAGAGGCCGCCGGGGTGCGGGCCTCGGTGTCCGCCTCAGTCGCAGGGGAAGTTGGGAGAACGTCGCCCCTCCGAACGAGCTACTTGACGAGCACCATCTTCCGTGACTCGTTCTCACGAGCCGTACGCAGGCGATAGTAGTACACGCCGGATGCGGCGGACTCGCCCGTGGCCGAGCGGCCATCCCAGCGGATCGCGTGTTCTCCGGCGGGCAGCGGGCCATCGACGAGCTTCGAGACGAGCCGCCCATGGATGTCGTAGATCGAAAGCTGGACCTGTCCCGGTTCCGGCACCGCGAATCGAATCGTCGTCTCCGGATTGAACGGATTGGGCGCGTTCTGATCGAGTCGTGCATGGAGCACCGGCGCCGGTGTGGTGGTGACCCCGGTCACGAGCGTTCCTGGAGGAGAGAACACCGAGACGTCTCCGGAGCCAGAGTTCGCCGTGATGACGTCGAGGAGCCCGTCGCGATTGAGATCGCCCAGCGCGAGCGCCTCGGGTCCGGGCCCGGTGTCGTACGAGCCTGCCGTGCCGAAGACCCCCGGATTCACACTCGGCTGAAGGACCGCGACCTTCGAATTCGCCATCGTGACATAGAGAAACTGGCGGCCGTCCCGCTCGGCGGGGCCCGCCTGGAGGTCCCACGCGTTTGCGGGCGTGTTCGAGAAGAGAGCCGTCGAGAACGGCTGGACTCCCGAGCCCCAGGCAACGGCGACTTGAAGCGCCTGATTGGCCGCCGCCAGATCCACGTATCCGTCGCGATCGAAGTCGGCGAGGCAAACCGTTCGGTACGTCGTGTTGCCCAGATCGACCGTGAAGCCCGCAGAGAAGAGCCCGGTGATACTCCCACGCAAGAGATAGACGCCCCCGCCCGCGACGACGGCGTCCAGGATTCCATCGTGCCCGACATCGCCGATCTCGACATCGTAGATCTGGGTGGTCGGAACCGGCGCCTGCTGGGCCTGCAGGGTGAACGTCCCGTCCCCGTTTCCGAAGAGAGTCCGGAGGACGCTGAATGCGGGATCGGACTTCGCGGCGACGATGTCGAGCTTCCCGTCCCGGTTCATGTCCCCCAAGGCGAACTCCGTGATGCCCTCAATCGCGTGGTCCAGCCTCGGCCCGAAGGTGCCGTCCCCGTTTCCGAGCATGCAGGCCATGAGGTCTGGAAATCCCAGCCCGGCCCGAGTGAGGAGCAGGTCGAGCTTTCCGTCCCGATTCACATCCGCGAGCTCCAGATGCCTCGCGTTGAGACTCTGCGCGACCGACGTCGCCGTCCCGAGCGCTCCTTGTTGCGTTCCCAACCGCACACTCACCGGATTGGATGTCGAACTCGTGACCACGTCCAGGATTCCGTCCCGGTTCAGGTCTCCCATGGCCACACGGCTCGCGCCCGCGGTCATCGCGTAGTCCACCCGAGGGCTCAGGGCATTCCCGAAGTCCGGCGGCGTCGCCAGCAGGGATCGAAACTCGCCCGGTACGTAGCCAGGGAATAGAACGTCCGGCGAGTCGTCACGATTCACGTCGCCGACCGCGAACAAGGGAGCCCCGATCCTGTCGGTCGCGGCGTCGGTGACCTCGAGGGAGTATGCCAGGGGAGGGCCGAACTGCCCGGTGCCATTCCCCAAATGCACCTCGATGCTCGAGGTACGCTGATCCAGCGCGAGAGGATCCGTGCCACGGTCCGCCATCGCGGAGGAGACGAGGTCCGGAACTCCATCGAGATTCACGTCCCAGGACTCGATGCGGTTTCCGTTCTGCTCCAGCGTGGGCACCGAAGGGGCCATCAGAAATCCGCCCGATCCGTTCCCGAGCGCCACGTCGATGCCGCGAAGGCCACTCTGGCCCGCCAGGGTTTCGAGCATGGCGAGGTCCAGCTTGCCGTCGCGGTTGAAATCCCCCGCGCATAGGTCCGCGTAGAGGACCGTTCGACTCACGACTCTGCCCACGCCCAGCATTCCGTTCCCGAATCCCGGGTAGAACGTGACGGCGGCAGTGCTGGGCAGACCCGTCACACCCTCCGCGACGATCACGTCTGTGAAGCCGTCCCGATTCCAGTCTCCCAATACGAGGGACCGGAACGTGGAGTTGAAATCCCCGGGAGCGTTGGCGGTGAAGGTTCCATCGAGGTTCTGGGTGAAGACCCGCACTTCGTGGGCGGGATTGACGACGACCAGGTCCTGCAGCCCGTCGCGATTCATGTCCGCCACGGACCGGTGATGGAGGGTGTGCCCCTGGATGGAGAAGGCCAGCATGCCGGAGAATCCTCCCGTTCCCGTGCCCGTCCAGCCCACGATCGCCGCGCCGTACTGAAACGCGATGTCATCCTTACCGTCACGGTTCCAATCTCCGGCCACGATGGTTCCCGGCATACTCGCGGGGCCGCCGACCATGCCGACGAAGGTGCCGTTTCCATTTCCGAGCC
This genomic interval from Candidatus Eisenbacteria bacterium contains the following:
- a CDS encoding LysM peptidoglycan-binding domain-containing protein; amino-acid sequence: MIMISDGGDKNYKPRPDFSNVQSGSSSTSPARSGAANAGAAGGTKTYVVVKGDSLSKIAQRFYGDAHDWRRIYEANRDQINDPDLIHPGQELRIPEASESGRRAT
- a CDS encoding PaaI family thioesterase, encoding MPLDPLEDDAMCFCCGVKNPIGLKLEFEDTHDGRMRTVWTPRKEHQGFKDIVHGGLVATVLDEVMVRLLYLRGIPAVTAGMETKLLRPLRWGRAYRFEGWILQERGRAVITEAEARDVESGERVAWGKATCMKVR
- a CDS encoding protein kinase; the protein is MNDSRTPSFHPDDHDPIDDAIQSIDDNESVDWNLTDTKLSSAGDRASARALRDLEKIAEVHRGFQHPPKPGKSGTSPAPHPEPWGPLTILELASAGQSGEVWRAWDTWLQREVALKFLLPEGTDGTGDSALLEEARSLARIRHRGVVNVHGIGAHAGRVGMWMEFLEGATLESEIDRRGPLPPGEVARIGIDLCHALDAVIAAGLVHRDIKPANIVLESSGRTVLTDFGLGKRAAVTGRDEWRSSGTPLFMAPELLAGEAATPRSDLYALGVTLRWALTGRAPFRARSLQELRVEAETGPGTRIRDERPDAPAKLISAIERAMAPRADARYATPAQFAEALETTLDDTRGARRASVRPRVLVFGGLLLLASALLSIRLLPERSIAPRGRFTIQLPATTELNPYAGNQTISPDGRLVAFVAEAVVESTSQERIWVRPLDAFSAKSLDGTEGASFLFWSPDSREIGFFTDGKMKKVAVSGGSPEVLCDAPDPRGATWGRDGVIVFAPRAAGGLHRVSSEGGASVEIQRPDTLGREEALRWPHFLPDGERYFFVSLPPRNGEFDVFVASTKKPERRRVMRAGCAPTVAGNLGVVVAHAGRLMLQGFDFDRLAPKESPVAIARVPFTNESVGQPLASASSNGIIVHLNQPMSPTKLNLLDRSGRSRAVVPLPAGRYEAGYHSPDGKRLLAQRRDSPTSVEIWLVDLVRGQSRRFTVGPQSRFGGAPAWSPDGKRIAFSSNRDGRTNIYERLVDEAGEERLLYESDGQFKEVNTWSPDGEYLVFEQAGAHTGWDLWLLPMKRKEGAIPYLTSRHGEYGGGVSPDGRWLAHSNYVDGRMEIYVRSFPEPGAEVRLFEGDGRAYWTRDGREILISHTGDGWIWSIPVRTHPTFQAGAPTRLFRAHKDAHWIHPAPSGDQFVEVRPEAGAEPASITVHVNVPKPYGD
- a CDS encoding sigma-70 family RNA polymerase sigma factor, which codes for MASKFQSRSTPTPADAPLRITGELVERAKRGDRSALDTLMERYQPRLVRWASGRLPSYARSLLDTSDLVQETLIRTVERLVDIESQGPGAFEGYVRRAILNRIQDQVRWARRRPIGEVPETLTATAPSPLELAIGADLAQRYERALEQLPEEERHLIHLRIELDFDHGEIAAIVGRSSPDAARMAFQRALRKLADIMGREDDHR
- a CDS encoding FG-GAP-like repeat-containing protein, with translation MSAISRTTPNRRQLMGFARRHGGCLLLALGLILPPPASSTASWDPLFRGAQAFDVGTWPPTSNYRHSSPSQLVAGDLNADGRPDIVVVNRDVIGTGGRTMSVLLHSQDPSARSAFLPKATYPTLVEPMHVELADMNLDGHLDAVVRSVLDSVCVMLGTGTGTFGEPVHRAALGTHAEYSAPRAMVLADVNQDGLPDVLTAGTSTGGFPIPRISVLLGAGGGSLAPPTLFDANSDGQGYSLAVQDFTGDGIADVVVGVSGGATLLQGSGTGMFGYVQHVLSVVDHLITTTVTDLNGDSAPDLVFSGFSMVYTLVNTGGGTFSAGSYAAPNASAEFVELGDVNLDGSLDLVTSGFGRPISVRLGNGNGTFTSAMVHASPHSWSGDFRLVDVNMNGRLDLVVSSPGSSTARPHMVSLLLDDGSIGFQSVVASTPFLSGVRHPAVADFDQNGKLDVAVSSSNLIEIGLGNGNGTFVGMVGGPASMPGTIVAGDWNRDGKDDIAFQYGAAIVGWTGTGTGGFSGMLAFSIQGHTLHHRSVADMNRDGLQDLVVVNPAHEVRVFTQNLDGTFTANAPGDFNSTFRSLVLGDWNRDGFTDVIVAEGVTGLPSTAAVTFYPGFGNGMLGVGRVVSRTVLYADLCAGDFNRDGKLDLAMLETLAGQSGLRGIDVALGNGSGGFLMAPSVPTLEQNGNRIESWDVNLDGVPDLVSSAMADRGTDPLALDQRTSSIEVHLGNGTGQFGPPLAYSLEVTDAATDRIGAPLFAVGDVNRDDSPDVLFPGYVPGEFRSLLATPPDFGNALSPRVDYAMTAGASRVAMGDLNRDGILDVVTSSTSNPVSVRLGTQQGALGTATSVAQSLNARHLELADVNRDGKLDLLLTRAGLGFPDLMACMLGNGDGTFGPRLDHAIEGITEFALGDMNRDGKLDIVAAKSDPAFSVLRTLFGNGDGTFTLQAQQAPVPTTQIYDVEIGDVGHDGILDAVVAGGGVYLLRGSITGLFSAGFTVDLGNTTYRTVCLADFDRDGYVDLAAANQALQVAVAWGSGVQPFSTALFSNTPANAWDLQAGPAERDGRQFLYVTMANSKVAVLQPSVNPGVFGTAGSYDTGPGPEALALGDLNRDGLLDVITANSGSGDVSVFSPPGTLVTGVTTTPAPVLHARLDQNAPNPFNPETTIRFAVPEPGQVQLSIYDIHGRLVSKLVDGPLPAGEHAIRWDGRSATGESAASGVYYYRLRTARENESRKMVLVK